A stretch of Acropora muricata isolate sample 2 chromosome 7, ASM3666990v1, whole genome shotgun sequence DNA encodes these proteins:
- the LOC136923851 gene encoding uncharacterized skeletal organic matrix protein 5-like, with the protein MLGSRSIPMYCHMGDFGCGGGGWTLVMKTDGTKNTFQYSSPLWSNRQAYNLAGGKTGFDKQETKLPSYWETHFSKICLGMRDGSTTRFVVIRQSANSLYALIADGAYRAVSLGRNKWKSLIGPQASLQRNCNKEGFNVLVTSSNAKARIGIIANEQNGCLSCDSSIGYGTGGSADDSNTCGNKAAHFSDNGDKYIKAMGYILVQ; encoded by the exons ATGCTTGGGTCAAGAAGCATTCCAATGTATTGTCATATGGGAGATTTCGGATGCGGAGGTGGAGGATGGACCCTTGTTATGAAAACTGATGGCACAAAG AACACCTTCCAATACTCCTCTCCTTTGTGGAGCAATAGGCAAGCTTACAACCTTGCAGGAGGGAAGACTGGTTTTGACAAACAAGAAACCAAATTGCCCTCCTATTGGGAGACGCACTTCTCGAAGATTTGTCTTGGAATGAGGGACGGCTCAACAACAAGATTCGTGGTCATTCGCCAAAGTGCCAACTCATTGTACGCACTTATCGCTGACGGAGCATACCGAGCTGTTTCACTGGGCCGTAACAAGTGGAAGTCTCTTATTGGTCCACAAGCCTCACTACAGAGGAATTGCAATAAAGAAGGGTTCAACGTGTTGGTTACAAGCAGCAATGCAAAAGCAAGGATTGGCATCATTGCGAACGAGCAAAACGGTTGTCTTTCTTGTGACTCCAGCATTGGATATGGAACTGGAGGTTCTGCAGACGACTCAAACACGTGTGGAAACAAGGCTGCACATTTTTCTGATAATGGCGATAAATACATCAAAGCCATGGGGTATATCCTAGTTCAGTGA